A window from Vigna angularis cultivar LongXiaoDou No.4 chromosome 7, ASM1680809v1, whole genome shotgun sequence encodes these proteins:
- the LOC108338602 gene encoding uncharacterized protein LOC108338602 — protein MSGESASRPKPRLVLCPKCWQLLPESPDYDVYKCGGCGTTLQAKKRRSKAVNSESGMHETDAAPRNAVDPKADDKQYNNEEKLLRDQENGVREKLTSSSGKCSLDGYDRRNQIENGECNGEQLVASRVNGFNEETTRSSSGEWSSSENGGRDQIKDGEFNGKQLVTSLENGFGGKTSSSSSGECSLAGNGGSYLIEGGECDGEQPVISQENRFSEKVASSSSQECSLNGNVERNEIEDGKYNGEHLVISRENGLSEKAASSSSQECSLNGNVERNEIEDGKNNGEHPVISQANGLGENAANSSLGECSLNRNGGRNQIEDGKYNGEQTVISQENGLMEKASGSSLGEFSLDEIDGKDQIENGERNGEWIEHVNLPDETLENEMDIYKLSDMRSQSGCSDELTHFENETSAELVAECSVENAKNTNLHLEGEELSNGNVPLEGAGEQLISALDKEDANDEKSASVQVKPVVDIAGNDLQVNGNLIVEGPEEDLFCGSGEEEVNNDRLELFGANPKVVINGSREARSEELPDRNLLSEVTEEQLNGEDLKYLQSDLVGAKSEVDNAGNTSTAKRLSTEKGSISGAYSSELEGSFGNHASSKTIAHSFDRVRSVDTFDNTEVINPGFETSGTLGGFSKSSTTRSYHAYDGSVSSNDGVDDQFPNQYLDSFENTYAVASGVFEGGSRKGKGVANSMLHGDLETINRYFHEGRPYVQRDSRVNINEVPETTRHDHAHWMRIKRDEFPPRIPPHRSGSQSGYESGSTSNQIIDDFYCGSSYLSHDSYDDPDQEKMKLLRLVYKLQDQLKRTSYVSGETNGRLSMGSHMSAYQSHDLHERRFYHGLDYPRHDGICSHGINWCQKHNFSRAPYSTEPTCSIHHVDPSCFNCCPQQWQHSAELPPRDLYQHEELCRHNPGHNCCSPHHSYPVSPQCSMTSNLQAHAHETMSCDQMYRPEVKKHFREKPVLTRRHYRPVAGGAPFVTCNKCLKLLQLPADFLLFKRVFHQLKCGACQEVLKFSLHNRSHIVSYASNDVEPSLNEVIYGSNPPSEPRDNYHHSPHADHASYSDDYGNSAGKSYSSEGDPIPLDRLHGSEYDKPTVSSGTLETITEKEKTAVRGPGTSEASVETDKSNMTSSNIAPEIEEHLQPKSSPLHQLMGYSSPSQVVRGIP, from the exons ATGTCTGGTGAATCAGCTTCCAGACCCAAACCCCGATTAGTGTTATGCCCTAAATGCTGGCAACTTCTTCCAGAGTCTCCAGACTATGATGTGTACAAGTGTGGTGGATGTGGCACAACACTTCAag CTAAGAAACGAAGAAGTAAGGCTGTGAACTCAGAGTCTGGTATGCATGAAACGGATGCAGCTCCTAGAAATGCAGTGGATCCTAAAGCTGATGATAAACAATACAACAATGAAGAGAAGCTACTTAGAGATCAGGAAAATGGTGTGAGGGAAAAGTTGACAAGTTCATCAGGAAAATGCTCTTTGGATGGATACGATAGAAGGAATCAAATTGAAAATGGTGAATGCAATGGAGAGCAGCTAGTTGCTTCTCGGGTGAATGGTTTCAATGAAGAAACAACTCGTTCTTCCTCTGGAGAATGGTCTTCGAGTGAAAATGGTGGTAGGGATCAAATTAAAGATGGTGAATTCAATGGAAAGCAGTTAGTTACTTCTCTGGAGAATGGTTTTGGGGGGAAAACATCTAGTTCTTCCTCAGGAGAGTGTTCTTTGGCTGGAAATGGTGGAAGTTATCTAATTGAAGGTGGTGAATGCGATGGAGAGCAGCCAGTTATTTCTCAGGAGAATCGTTTTAGTGAAAAAGTGGCTAGTTCTTCCTCACAAGAATGTTCTTTGAATGGAAATGTTGAAAGGAATGAAATTGAAGATGGTAAATACAATGGAGAGCATCTAGTTATTTCTCGGGAGAATGGTTTGAGTGAAAAAGCAGCTAGTTCTTCCTCACAAGAATGTTCTTTGAATGGAAATGTTGAAAGGAATGAAATTGAAGATGGTAAAAACAATGGAGAGCATCCAGTCATTTCTCAGGCTAATGGTTTGGGTGAAAATGCAGCCAATTCTTCCTTAGGAGAATGTTCTTTGAATAGAAATGGTGGAAGGAATCAAATTGAAGATGGTAAATACAATGGAGAGCAGACAGTTATTTCACAGGAGAATGGTCTTATGGAAAAAGCATCTGGCTCTTCCTTGGGAGAATTTTCTTTGGATGAAATTGATGGAAAGGATCAAATTGAAAATGGTGAACGCAATGGAGAATGGATTGAACATGTTAATTTGCCAGATGAGACACTGGAAAATGAGATGGATATCTATAAATTGTCAGATATGAGAAGTCAAAGTGGTTGTTCAGATGAGCTAACtcattttgaaaatgaaaccTCAGCAGAATTGGTGGCAGAGTGTTCGGTAGAAAATGCTAAGAACACAAACTTGCATCTAGAAGGAGAAGAGCTAAGTAATGGAAATGTGCCATTAGAAGGAGCAGGGGAGCAGTTAATTAGTGCATTGGATAAAGAAGATGCCAATGATGAGAAATCAGCTTCAGTACAGGTAAAGCCTGTAGTGGACATTGCAGGAAATGATTTACAAGTAAATGGAAACCTGATTGTAGAAGGGCCAGAAGAAGATTTATTTTGTGGATCAGGTGAAGAAGAAGTCAATAATGACAGATTGGAGCTATTTGGTGCAAATCCTAAGGTGGTCATTAATGGAAGCAGAGAAGCAAGATCAGAAGAGTTACCTGACAGAAACTTGTTATCGGAGGTAACAGAAGAGCAGTTGAATGGTGAAGATCTTAAATATCTGCAATCAGATCTAGTGGGTGCAAAATCTGAAGTGGACAATGCAGGAAATACATCTACTGCCAAAAGGTTAAGTACTGAAAAAGGAAGCATTTCAGGTGCCTACTCCAGTGAACTTGAAGGTTCATTCGGCAACCATGCATCTTCCAAAACCATTGCTCATAGCTTTGATCGTGTAAGGTCTGTGGATACATTTGATAACACAGAAGTGATCAATCCTGGTTTTGAGACTAGTGGTACTCTGGGAGGATTTTCTAAATCTTCAACCACTCGAAGCTACCATGCTTATGATGGAAGTGTCTCTTCAAATGATGGGGTGGATGACCAGTTCCCTAATCAATATTTAGATTCTTTTGAGAACACTTACGCTGTTGCTAGTGGGGTTTTTGAGGGAGGATCCAGAAAGGGTAAAGGCGTTGCTAACAGCATGCTACATGGAGATCTTGAAACAATAAACCGTTATTTTCACGAGGGAAGGCCTTATGTCCAAAGAGACAGCAGGGTGAATATAAATGAAGTTCCAGAGACTACAAGACATGATCATGCACATTGGATGAGAATAAAGAGAGATGAGTTTCCTCCCAGAATACCTCCTCATCGAAGTGGTTCACAATCTGGCTATGAAAGTGGAAGCACATCAAATCAAATTATTGATGACTTCTACTGCGGCTCAAGCTATCTTTCACATGACTCATATGATGACCCTGATCAGGAGAAGATGAAACTGTTGAGATTGGTTTATAAATTGCAGGATCAACTCAAGAGAACTAGCTATGTAAGTGGTGAAACGAATGGAAGACTGTCCATGGGAAGTCACATGTCTGCATACCAAAGCCATGATCTTCATGAAAGAAGATTTTATCATGGTTTGGATTACCCCAGGCATGATGGAATATGTAGTCATGGAATCAACTGGTGCCAAAAGCATAATTTTTCACGTGCACCTTATTCAACTGAGCCAACATGCAGCATACACCATGTTGATCCTTCTTGTTTCAATTGCTGTCCCCAACAGTGGCAACACTCGGCAGAGTTGCCTCCACGTGATCTTTATCAGCATGAAGAGTTATGTAGGCATAATCCAGGTCACAATTGTTGTTCACCTCATCATTCTTATCCTGTAAGTCCGCAATGTTCCATGACCTCTAACCTTCAAGCTCATGCCCATGAAACAATGTCATGTGATCAGATGTACAGGCCTGAGGTGAAAAAACATTTTAGGGAGAAACCAGTCTTGACCAGGCGACATTACCGGCCCGTGGCCGGTGGAGCACCGTTTGTCACTTGCAATAAGTGCTTGAAACTGCTGCAACTGCCTGCAGATTTCCTCCTTTTCAAAAGGGTGTTTCACCAGCTCAAATGTGGTGCATGTCAAGAGGTACTCAAATTTTCTCTGCACAACAGAAGTCACATAGTCTCTTATGCATCAAATGATGTAGAGCCGTCCCTAAACGAGGTGATCTATGGAAGCAATCCACCATCTGAGCCTCGTGACAACTACCATCATTCCCCACATGCAGACCATGCTTCAtattctgatgattatggaAATTCCGCTGGTAAGAGCTACTCCTCTGAAGGAGATCCCATACCGTTAGATCGCTTGCATGGCAGTGAATATGATAAACCAACTGTATCTTCTGGTACCTTGGAGACTATAACAGAGAAGGAGAAAACTGCTGTAAGAGGTCCTGGTACCAGTGAGGCTTCAGTTGAAACAGATAAATCAAATATGACCTCCTCCAATATTGCACCAGAAATTGAAGAACATTTACAGCCAAAAAGTTCACCTCTTCATCAACTGATGGGTTATTCCTCACCAAGTCAAGTAGTAAGAGGGATTCCATAA
- the LOC108337980 gene encoding uncharacterized aarF domain-containing protein kinase At5g05200, chloroplastic — protein MAVSGLRSGGLPLFHHHHHCHHLRFLQSPPSFAKFNVLRSKSKKGFTVFARYAQARDLFSSRRFQDSMEKLPKLVEDIVETSLNTGPRGVLRLAQGVQAFIGVGQEWLTDISKSANTSAGLQTEMQLGLLTPFYLRRLFERMGATYIKLGQFIASAPTLFPPEYVQEFQNCFDRAPPVPFEDIESILRKELGKPLESVYEYIDPTPIASASIAQVHGARLKGSQEDVVIKVLKPGIEDILVADLNFVYVVARILEFLSPEISRTSLVGIVKDIRESMLEEVDFYKEAANIEAFRRYLEAMGLTGNATAPRVYQYCSAKKVLTMQRLYGVPLTDLDSISSLVSNPETSLITALNVWFGSLLGCESFHADVHAGNLWLLRDGRIGFLDFGIVGRISPKTWAAMEVFLGSIAIEDYDSMASALIEMGATNKDIDTKAFARDLEKVFSSLKELDTEIVVATTSGTATNSTTVAANIVFDERQMNALFLDVVRVSESYGLKFPREFALLLKQLLYFDRYTRLLAPNLNMLQDQRISIASNRRRMYRDNY, from the exons ATGGCGGTTTCGGGGTTGAGAAGCGGTGGCTTACCGCTCTTCCACCACCATCACCACTGTCACCACCTTCGCTTCCTTCAATCTCCTCCTTCCTTCGCGAAATTCAACGTTCTTCGCTCCAAGTCGAAGAAGGGGTTCACTGTCTTCGCTCGCTATGCACAAGCGCGAGACCTTTTCTCCTCTCGTCGTTTCCAAG ATAGCATGGAGAAGCTGCCGAAGCTGGTGGAGGACATTGTGGAGACATCCTTAAACACCGGTCCGAGGGGTGTCCTTAGGTTGGCTCAAGGGGTTCAGGCCTTCATTGGCGTTGGTCAGGAGTGGTTAACTGATATCTCTAAG TCGGCAAATACATCTGCTGGATTACAGACTGAAATGCAGCTTGGTTTACTCACACCCTTTTATTTGAGGCGGTTGTTTGAGCGCATGGGCGCAACCTATATCAAATTGGGTCAG TTCATAGCATCTGCTCCAACCCTGTTTCCACCTGAGTATGTACAAGAATTCCAAAATTGTTTTGATAGAGCTCCTCCTGTTCCTTTTGAGGACATTGAATCTATATTGCGTAAGGAGCTAGGAAAACCATTGGAAAGTGTTTATGAATACATTGACCCAACACCCATTGCTTCTGCTTCTATAGCACAG GTTCATGGCGCAAGGCTAAAAGGGTCCCAAGAGGATGTGGTTATAAAGGTCTTAAAACCAGGAATAGAAGACATATTAGTGGCAgatcttaattttgtttatgttgttgCTCGAATATTGGAGTTCTTGAGTCCTGAAATAAGTCGAACATCTCTT GTAGGTATAGTCAAAGATATACGTGAGTCTATGCTTGAAGAAGTTGACTTTTACAAGGAAGCTGCAAATATTGAAGCTTTCAGGAGATATTTAGAAGCAATGGGACTAACAGGGAATGCAACAGCTCCCAGAGTATATCAGTACTGCAGTGCAAAGAAAGTTTTAACTATGCAAAGACTGTATGGAGTGCCTCTTACCGACCTGGACTCCATAAGTTCGTTAGTTTCTAATCCAGAAACCAGCCTTATAACTGCTCTCAATGTTTG GTTTGGAAGTTTGCTTGGATGTGAATCTTTTCATGCAGATGTACATGCAGGAAATCTGTGGCTTCTTCGTGATGGGCGTATTGGGTTTCTTGACTTTG GAATTGTTGGTCGTATATCCCCTAAAACATGGGCTGCTATGGAAGTCTTCTTAGGATCAATTGCTATTGAAGATTATGACTCCATGGCATCTGCCTTAATTGAAATGGGAGCTACAAACAAGGATATTGATACCAAAGCCTTTGCCAGAGATTTGGAAAAAGTATTCTCATCACTTAAG GAGTTGGACACTGAAATAGTTGTTGCTACTACAAGTGGAACAGCCACAAATTCGACCACTGTTGCAGCTAATATAGTTTTCGATGAAAGGCAGATGAATGCCCTCTTTCTTGACGTG GTTCGGGTTAGCGAATCATATGGATTAAAGTTTCCTCGTGAATTTGCTCTTCTCCTGAAACAGCTATTGTACTTCGACCGCTACACACGGTTGTTGGCTCCCAATTTGAACATGCTTCAAGATCAGAGGATTTCCATTGCCTCCAATCGAAGAAGAATGTACAGAGACAATTATTAA